The proteins below are encoded in one region of Citrobacter enshiensis:
- a CDS encoding inovirus Gp2 family protein: MESQYSLTNEETDDLVEIASRKYRSPIDLNILNPLLNMVYGTLEQNNRILGIRTDLRFAQSHVPGEPDLPLCFQRDDAQAITRSFESLKSQLRADHNRSGRPGNPTLLSYGWCRERDTSEHPHYHLMLLFNADVYGYLGNYQELNAKNMATRIQKAWCSAIGLAHEDYSTLAEFPPNAVYRFSRFDALDRSPVYWDFLIRLAYLAKTRTKDVHSGYRNFGASQCPRLGGLAC, from the coding sequence AGTATAGATCACCCATTGACCTCAATATTCTCAACCCACTACTTAACATGGTCTACGGCACTTTGGAGCAGAATAACCGAATACTAGGTATTCGTACTGATCTGAGATTTGCCCAGTCTCATGTACCGGGAGAACCTGATCTACCCCTGTGCTTCCAGCGCGATGATGCACAGGCAATAACTCGCTCCTTCGAGTCACTGAAAAGCCAGCTACGCGCAGATCATAACCGGTCCGGGAGACCGGGTAACCCAACGTTGCTATCTTATGGATGGTGCAGAGAACGTGACACAAGCGAGCATCCCCATTACCACCTGATGTTGTTGTTTAATGCAGATGTGTATGGATACTTGGGCAATTACCAAGAACTCAATGCTAAAAATATGGCAACCCGAATACAGAAAGCCTGGTGCAGTGCTATAGGGCTTGCTCACGAAGATTACTCAACATTAGCTGAATTCCCACCAAATGCTGTTTACAGGTTTAGCAGATTCGATGCTTTGGATCGTAGCCCAGTCTACTGGGATTTCCTGATTCGACTGGCGTACTTAGCCAAAACCAGAACTAAGGATGTCCACAGCGGTTACCGCAACTTTGGCGCAAGCCAGTGTCCACGCTTAGGCGGATTAGCCTGTTAA